In one Stenotrophomonas maltophilia genomic region, the following are encoded:
- the thrS gene encoding threonine--tRNA ligase, with the protein MINITLPDGSRREFENPVSVMDVAQSIGAGLAKATIAGSVDGVLVDASDVIDHDASLRIITAKDEEGVEIIRHSCAHLVGHAVKQLYPDVKMVIGPVIAEGFYYDIYSERPFTPDDMAAIEKRMGELIAQDYDVIKKMTPRAEVIEIFKARGEDYKLRLIEDMSDDIQAMGMYYHQEYVDMCRGPHVPNTRFLKAFKLTRISGAYWRGDAQNEQLQRIYGTAWADKKQLDAYIKRIEEAEMRDHRRIGKQQDLFHLQEEAPGLVFWHPKGWALWQVVEQYMRKVYRNSGYGEVRCPQILDVSLWKKSGHWDNYQDNMFFTESEKRTYAVKPMNCPGHVQVFNQGLHSYRDLPIRYGEFGSCHRNEPSGALHGILRVRGFTQDDGHVFCTEAQIESEVTAFHQQALAVYRHFGFEEIQIKIALRPESRLGDDATWDKAEGALRSALASCGVEWQELPGEGAFYGPKIEYHLKDAIGRTWQLGTMQVDFMMPGRLGAEYVDENSQKKHPVMLHRAIVGSMERFIGILIEHHAGQFPAWLAPTQVVVANITDAQADYVSGVTKTLAEQGFRVSSDLRNEKIGYKIREHTLQRVPYLLVIGDREKENGAVAVRTRSGEDLGSMSLQAFIERLQAEGA; encoded by the coding sequence ATGATCAACATTACCCTTCCCGACGGCAGCCGCCGCGAGTTCGAAAACCCCGTCAGCGTCATGGACGTCGCCCAGTCGATCGGTGCCGGCCTGGCCAAGGCGACCATCGCCGGCTCGGTCGATGGCGTGCTGGTCGATGCCAGCGACGTCATCGATCACGATGCCAGCCTGCGCATCATCACCGCCAAGGACGAGGAGGGCGTGGAGATCATCCGCCACTCCTGCGCCCACCTGGTCGGCCATGCCGTCAAGCAGCTGTACCCGGACGTGAAGATGGTCATCGGCCCGGTGATCGCCGAGGGCTTCTACTACGACATCTACTCCGAGCGCCCGTTCACCCCGGACGACATGGCCGCGATCGAGAAGCGCATGGGTGAACTGATCGCCCAGGACTACGACGTCATCAAGAAGATGACGCCGCGCGCGGAAGTGATCGAGATCTTCAAGGCGCGTGGCGAGGACTACAAGCTGCGCCTGATCGAGGACATGTCCGACGACATCCAGGCCATGGGCATGTACTACCACCAGGAGTACGTGGACATGTGCCGTGGCCCGCACGTGCCGAACACGCGCTTCCTGAAGGCCTTCAAGCTGACCCGCATTTCCGGTGCGTACTGGCGTGGTGACGCGCAGAACGAGCAGCTGCAGCGCATCTACGGCACCGCCTGGGCCGACAAGAAGCAGCTCGATGCCTACATCAAGCGCATCGAGGAAGCCGAAATGCGCGACCACCGCCGCATCGGCAAGCAGCAGGACCTGTTCCACCTGCAGGAAGAGGCGCCGGGCCTGGTGTTCTGGCACCCCAAGGGCTGGGCGCTGTGGCAGGTGGTCGAGCAGTACATGCGCAAGGTCTATCGCAACAGCGGCTATGGCGAAGTGCGCTGCCCCCAGATCCTGGACGTGAGCCTGTGGAAGAAGTCCGGTCACTGGGACAACTACCAGGACAACATGTTCTTCACCGAGTCGGAGAAGCGCACCTACGCGGTCAAGCCGATGAACTGCCCGGGCCACGTCCAGGTGTTCAACCAGGGCCTGCACAGCTACCGCGACCTGCCGATCCGCTACGGTGAGTTCGGTTCCTGCCACCGCAACGAGCCCTCCGGCGCACTGCACGGCATCCTTCGCGTGCGCGGCTTCACCCAGGACGACGGCCATGTGTTCTGCACCGAGGCGCAGATCGAATCCGAAGTGACCGCCTTCCACCAGCAGGCGCTGGCGGTCTACCGGCACTTCGGCTTCGAGGAGATCCAGATCAAGATCGCGCTGCGGCCGGAATCGCGGCTGGGCGATGACGCCACCTGGGACAAGGCGGAGGGCGCACTGCGCTCGGCGCTGGCCAGCTGCGGCGTGGAGTGGCAGGAACTGCCGGGCGAGGGCGCCTTCTACGGCCCGAAGATCGAGTACCACCTGAAGGACGCCATCGGCCGTACCTGGCAGCTGGGCACGATGCAGGTCGACTTCATGATGCCCGGCCGCCTGGGCGCCGAGTACGTGGACGAGAACAGCCAGAAGAAGCACCCGGTCATGCTGCACCGGGCGATCGTCGGCTCCATGGAGCGTTTCATCGGCATCCTGATCGAGCACCATGCCGGCCAGTTCCCGGCCTGGCTGGCGCCGACCCAGGTGGTGGTGGCCAACATTACCGACGCCCAGGCCGACTACGTCTCGGGCGTGACCAAAACCCTTGCGGAGCAAGGCTTCCGCGTCAGCTCGGATTTGCGTAACGAGAAGATCGGCTATAAAATCCGCGAGCATACGTTGCAGCGCGTGCCCTACCTGCTGGTCATTGGTGACCGCGAGAAGGAAAATGGGGCTGTGGCGGTGCGTACGCGTTCTGGCGAAGACCTGGGCAGCATGAGCCTGCAGGCCTTCATCGAGCGGCTCCAGGCCGAGGGCGCGTAA
- the pnp gene encoding polyribonucleotide nucleotidyltransferase gives MAKITKTFQYGKHTVTLETGEVARQASGAVIVKMDDTVLLVTAVAAKSAREGQDFFPLTVDYQEKFYAGGRIPGGFFKREGRATEKETLISRLIDRPIRPLFPEDYKNEVQIIATVMSLNPDVDGDIPALIGASAALALAGTPFMGPIGAAKVGYKNGEYILNPTVSELADSQLELVVAGTSNAVLMVESEAALLSEEVMLGAVTFGHREMQKVINAINELTVEAGTKPSTWEAPAKNEALIAALKEAIGPRLGEAFQVRDKLQRRDAISAIKKDVVEALAGRVAAEGWNPAELSKEFGELEYRTMRDSVLDTKVRIDGRALDTVRPISVKTGVLPRTHGSSLFTRGETQAIVTITLGTARDGQVIDAVAGEYKENFLFHYNFPPFSVGECGRMMGPKRREIGHGRLAKRGVLAVMPSLEAFPYTIRVVSEITESNGSSSMASVCGSSLALMDAGVPVKAPVAGIAMGLVKEGDRFVVLSDILGDEDHLGDMDFKVAGTAEGISALQMDIKIEGITEEIMKQALQQAKAGRLHILGEMAHGLTAPRSELSDYAPRLLTIKIHPDKIREVIGKGGSTIQAITKETGTQIDIQDDGTIVIASVNAIAAQAAKARIEQITSDVEPGRIYEGKVAKIMDFGAFVTILPGKDGLVHVSQISSERVEKVGDKLKEGDVVKVKVLEVDKQGRIRLSMKAVEEGEGASAE, from the coding sequence GTGGCAAAAATCACCAAAACCTTCCAGTACGGCAAGCACACCGTCACGCTTGAGACCGGCGAAGTCGCCCGTCAGGCCAGCGGCGCCGTCATCGTCAAGATGGACGACACCGTACTGCTGGTCACCGCCGTCGCCGCCAAGAGCGCGCGCGAAGGCCAGGACTTCTTCCCGCTGACCGTCGACTATCAGGAGAAGTTCTACGCCGGCGGCCGCATTCCGGGTGGTTTCTTCAAGCGCGAAGGCCGTGCGACCGAGAAGGAAACCCTGATCTCGCGTCTGATCGACCGTCCGATCCGTCCGCTGTTCCCGGAAGACTACAAGAACGAAGTGCAGATCATCGCCACGGTGATGTCGCTGAACCCGGACGTGGACGGTGACATTCCGGCCCTGATCGGTGCTTCGGCGGCCCTGGCTCTGGCCGGCACCCCGTTCATGGGTCCGATCGGCGCTGCCAAGGTCGGTTACAAGAACGGCGAGTACATCCTGAACCCGACCGTCAGTGAACTGGCTGACTCGCAGCTGGAACTGGTCGTTGCCGGTACCTCCAACGCCGTGCTGATGGTCGAATCCGAAGCCGCGCTGCTGTCGGAAGAAGTGATGCTGGGCGCCGTGACCTTCGGTCACCGCGAAATGCAGAAGGTCATCAACGCGATCAACGAGCTGACCGTCGAAGCCGGCACCAAGCCGTCGACCTGGGAAGCCCCGGCCAAGAACGAAGCGCTGATCGCCGCCCTGAAGGAAGCCATCGGCCCGCGCCTGGGCGAAGCCTTCCAGGTGCGTGACAAGCTGCAGCGTCGCGATGCCATCTCGGCGATCAAGAAGGACGTGGTCGAAGCCCTGGCCGGCCGCGTGGCTGCCGAAGGCTGGAACCCGGCCGAGCTGTCGAAGGAATTCGGCGAACTGGAATACCGCACCATGCGCGACTCGGTGCTGGACACCAAGGTCCGCATCGACGGCCGTGCGCTGGATACCGTCCGCCCGATCTCCGTGAAGACCGGCGTGCTGCCGCGTACCCACGGCTCCTCGCTGTTCACCCGCGGCGAAACCCAGGCCATCGTGACCATCACCCTGGGCACCGCCCGCGACGGTCAGGTCATCGATGCCGTTGCCGGTGAGTACAAGGAAAACTTCCTGTTCCACTACAACTTCCCTCCGTTCTCGGTGGGTGAGTGCGGCCGCATGATGGGTCCGAAGCGCCGCGAGATCGGCCACGGTCGCCTGGCCAAGCGCGGCGTGCTGGCTGTCATGCCGTCGCTGGAAGCCTTCCCGTACACCATCCGCGTCGTCTCGGAAATCACCGAGTCGAACGGTTCCTCGTCGATGGCCTCGGTCTGCGGTTCGTCGCTGGCCCTGATGGACGCCGGCGTGCCGGTGAAGGCCCCGGTGGCGGGTATCGCCATGGGTCTGGTCAAGGAAGGCGACCGCTTCGTCGTCCTGTCCGACATCCTGGGTGACGAAGATCACCTGGGCGACATGGACTTCAAGGTGGCCGGTACCGCTGAGGGCATCTCCGCCCTGCAGATGGACATCAAGATCGAAGGCATCACCGAAGAGATCATGAAGCAGGCGCTGCAGCAGGCCAAGGCTGGCCGTCTGCACATCCTGGGCGAAATGGCCCACGGCCTGACCGCTCCGCGTTCGGAACTGTCCGACTACGCGCCGCGCCTGCTGACCATCAAGATCCACCCGGACAAGATCCGCGAAGTGATCGGCAAGGGTGGCTCGACCATCCAGGCCATCACCAAGGAAACCGGCACCCAGATCGACATCCAGGATGACGGCACCATCGTCATTGCCTCGGTCAACGCGATCGCTGCCCAGGCGGCCAAGGCCCGCATCGAGCAGATCACCTCGGACGTCGAGCCGGGCCGCATCTACGAAGGCAAGGTCGCCAAGATCATGGACTTCGGTGCGTTCGTCACCATCCTGCCGGGCAAGGACGGCCTGGTCCACGTCTCGCAGATCTCCAGCGAGCGCGTCGAGAAGGTCGGCGACAAGCTGAAGGAAGGCGATGTGGTCAAGGTCAAGGTGCTGGAAGTCGACAAGCAGGGCCGTATCCGTCTGTCGATGAAGGCCGTGGAAGAAGGCGAGGGCGCCAGCGCCGAATGA
- a CDS encoding serine hydrolase domain-containing protein, which yields MSFLLLLLAFIPHTTGAATPASVRLPALEQAIARDDLKQIRSVLLQVDGNVVYEGYFNGADAGTLHDVRSASKSVTALLIGAAIGEGALPGVQARVYDYFPGFTARHVVDPRLRAITLQDLLTMSSLWECDDENPFSSGHEERMYVSERWLDFALSLPVKGFAPWMQRPEDSPHGRSFAYCTADSFVLGAVLERATGMPLSDYAARALERPLGITESHWNRSPEGIGMGGGGTRYRSRDLARLGQLVLDQGRGNGRQLVPRDFIAAMIQPQARTGDGSEYGYQWWGLQLTVQGRQRTVWAMSGNGGNYVFLIPDRNAVAVVTSQAYNRSFAHPQSRRILTEFLLPALR from the coding sequence ATGTCCTTCCTCCTTCTGCTGCTGGCATTCATACCCCACACCACCGGCGCCGCAACGCCTGCCTCCGTCCGCCTGCCCGCCCTGGAGCAGGCCATCGCCCGCGATGACCTCAAGCAGATCCGCAGCGTGCTGCTGCAGGTCGACGGCAACGTCGTCTACGAGGGCTACTTCAACGGCGCGGACGCGGGCACCCTGCACGATGTGCGCTCGGCCAGCAAAAGCGTGACCGCACTGCTGATCGGCGCCGCCATCGGCGAGGGGGCGCTGCCGGGCGTGCAGGCCCGGGTCTACGACTACTTCCCCGGATTCACCGCGCGCCACGTCGTCGACCCGCGCCTGCGCGCCATCACCCTGCAGGATCTGCTGACCATGAGCAGCCTGTGGGAATGCGACGACGAGAACCCATTCTCGAGCGGCCACGAAGAGCGCATGTACGTGAGCGAGCGTTGGCTGGACTTCGCCCTGTCCCTGCCGGTGAAGGGCTTCGCGCCCTGGATGCAGCGACCGGAGGACAGCCCTCATGGCCGTTCCTTCGCGTACTGTACGGCCGACTCGTTCGTGCTCGGCGCCGTGCTCGAGAGGGCCACCGGCATGCCACTGTCGGACTATGCCGCCCGGGCACTGGAGCGTCCGCTGGGCATCACCGAGAGCCACTGGAACCGTTCACCGGAGGGCATCGGAATGGGAGGCGGCGGCACGCGCTACCGCAGCCGCGACCTGGCGCGGCTGGGGCAGCTGGTGCTGGATCAGGGGCGCGGCAATGGCCGGCAACTGGTTCCCCGTGATTTCATCGCTGCAATGATCCAGCCACAGGCCCGCACTGGCGATGGCAGCGAGTACGGCTACCAATGGTGGGGCCTGCAGCTCACGGTGCAGGGCAGGCAGCGGACCGTGTGGGCGATGTCCGGCAACGGCGGCAATTATGTCTTCCTGATTCCTGACAGGAATGCCGTGGCCGTAGTCACCAGCCAAGCCTACAACCGCAGCTTCGCCCATCCGCAGTCGCGGCGGATTCTCACTGAGTTCCTGCTTCCGGCACTGCGCTGA
- a CDS encoding glycoside hydrolase family 18 protein has product MFRQTLAVLAVLVTAAVPGAVHAAPAQSPIFGAYYPGGSAGRYPVSSIPAERLTHLFYAFSTIEDGRCVIGADASKNVAELADLKKAHPHLRTLISIGGWGAGGFSDAALTEASRRRLVDSCMTLFFERHAGSFDGVDIDWEFPVSGGPKELAHRPQDRANMTRLAQAFRTALDTYGRRAGQPMLLTAALAAGRLQTDGPYDPAASYDLPALARILDFINLMSYDMGTGFSAVSTFNAPLHEVPADPLAPELRRWNNVAGAVQYYREHGVPADKLVLGVPFYGRGFKVTGETADGLYQAYSAPADAGDWRVIKARYLDQPGWTRHWHPQAQSPWLYNPRENVFISYEDPRSIGLRAQFAREQGLAGVFMWELTGDDEQASLLNAMLAPWHKARVGD; this is encoded by the coding sequence ATGTTCCGCCAGACCCTGGCCGTCCTTGCCGTACTCGTCACCGCTGCCGTGCCCGGCGCAGTGCACGCTGCGCCGGCGCAGTCGCCGATCTTCGGCGCCTACTACCCCGGTGGCTCGGCCGGGCGCTATCCGGTGTCGAGCATTCCAGCCGAGCGCCTGACGCATCTGTTCTACGCGTTCTCCACCATCGAAGACGGCCGATGCGTGATCGGTGCGGACGCATCGAAGAACGTTGCCGAGCTGGCTGACCTGAAAAAAGCGCATCCGCATCTGCGCACGCTGATCTCGATCGGCGGCTGGGGCGCCGGTGGGTTCTCCGATGCCGCGCTGACCGAAGCCAGCCGCAGGCGCCTGGTCGACTCCTGCATGACGCTGTTCTTCGAACGGCACGCAGGCAGCTTCGACGGCGTGGACATCGACTGGGAGTTTCCGGTCAGTGGCGGCCCGAAGGAACTGGCCCATCGTCCGCAGGACCGGGCCAACATGACGCGCCTGGCGCAGGCGTTCCGTACCGCGCTCGATACGTACGGGCGCAGGGCAGGGCAGCCGATGCTGCTGACCGCCGCGCTGGCCGCTGGCCGGCTGCAGACCGATGGCCCCTATGATCCCGCCGCCAGCTACGACCTGCCAGCGCTGGCCCGGATACTCGATTTCATCAACCTGATGAGCTACGACATGGGTACCGGTTTTTCGGCCGTGTCGACCTTCAACGCGCCATTGCATGAAGTGCCGGCCGACCCGCTGGCGCCGGAACTGCGGCGCTGGAACAACGTGGCCGGTGCGGTGCAGTACTACCGCGAACATGGCGTGCCGGCGGACAAACTGGTGCTGGGCGTGCCGTTCTACGGGCGCGGCTTCAAGGTGACCGGGGAGACTGCCGACGGCCTGTACCAGGCTTACAGTGCGCCGGCCGATGCCGGCGACTGGCGGGTGATCAAGGCGCGTTACCTCGATCAGCCGGGCTGGACCAGGCACTGGCACCCGCAGGCGCAGAGCCCGTGGTTGTACAACCCGCGGGAGAACGTCTTCATCAGCTATGAAGACCCGCGTTCGATCGGCCTGCGGGCGCAGTTCGCCCGCGAACAGGGGCTGGCCGGTGTCTTCATGTGGGAGCTGACCGGCGACGATGAACAGGCCAGCCTGCTCAACGCGATGCTGGCGCCCTGGCACAAGGCCCGCGTGGGCGATTGA
- the truB gene encoding tRNA pseudouridine(55) synthase TruB, producing MTRIQFRRLDGILLLDKSTGMSSNAALQVARRLFRAEKGGHTGSLDPLATGLLPLCFGEATKIAGLLLGSAKAYDAEIVLGQTTDTDDAEGEVLLQRPVPQITADVLQAALAPLTGSIRQRAPIYSALKQGGEPLYVKARRGDAIEAPERQVQVHAIEVLEQQPERLRLRVTCGSGTYIRSLARDLGEALGCGAHISALRRLWVEPFREPAMVTLDQLRAMVETGDLAAMDALLLPLADGLAGYPRVELDAGQTQRFCMGQRLRDAGWPRGLVAVFGPDAAVQGLGQVDDSGLLAPQRRFNL from the coding sequence ATGACCCGAATTCAGTTCCGCCGCCTGGACGGCATCCTGCTGCTCGACAAGTCGACCGGCATGAGCTCCAACGCTGCCCTGCAGGTGGCGCGCCGCCTGTTCCGTGCCGAGAAGGGCGGGCATACCGGCAGTCTCGACCCGCTGGCCACCGGCCTGCTGCCGTTGTGCTTCGGCGAGGCGACCAAGATCGCCGGCCTGCTGCTGGGCTCGGCCAAGGCCTATGACGCCGAGATCGTACTCGGCCAGACCACCGACACCGATGACGCCGAAGGCGAGGTGCTGCTGCAGCGCCCGGTGCCGCAGATCACTGCTGACGTCCTGCAGGCCGCGCTGGCACCGCTGACCGGCAGCATCCGCCAGCGGGCCCCGATCTATTCAGCGCTGAAGCAGGGAGGCGAGCCGCTCTACGTGAAGGCCCGCCGCGGCGACGCCATCGAGGCGCCGGAGCGGCAGGTCCAGGTGCATGCCATCGAGGTCCTGGAACAGCAGCCCGAGCGGCTGCGCCTGCGCGTCACCTGTGGCTCGGGTACCTACATCCGCAGCCTGGCGCGTGATCTCGGCGAGGCGCTGGGCTGTGGTGCGCACATCAGCGCCCTGCGCCGGCTGTGGGTGGAGCCGTTCCGCGAGCCGGCGATGGTCACCCTGGACCAGCTGCGGGCCATGGTCGAAACGGGCGACCTGGCGGCCATGGATGCGCTGCTGCTGCCGCTGGCCGACGGTCTGGCCGGGTATCCGCGGGTCGAGCTGGACGCCGGCCAGACGCAACGGTTCTGCATGGGACAGCGGTTGCGCGATGCCGGCTGGCCGCGCGGTCTGGTGGCGGTGTTCGGTCCGGACGCCGCTGTCCAGGGCCTCGGTCAGGTCGATGACAGTGGCCTGCTGGCCCCGCAGCGCCGCTTCAACCTCTGA
- a CDS encoding winged helix-turn-helix domain-containing protein — protein MDLLRLLDLDIDRPAQRVSRAGEALPISGLSWTLFDVLLAHGTRVVDFDTLAAQVWAPAVVGEDAVSQRVKLLRQALGDDSREPRYIRSVRGRGYQLCAAPIPMAPPPVIGSSRGRWWWAAALVAVGGLAAAVLAWPDQAPPAAATSLLQRADYYASIGQASNNERAIALYRQALQVDPESSAARRGLARALSAQGCLFNGSPQQMREALALADSERARAPHDGATYALRGYAHDCLGRMDDAVADYVRAIQLDPADERTRASLAYLQQEQGHLSLALRANLALKAPERIRFRDVQVAREMELLGFTQAAAQRHARNFQLYPDNVFANIAWPRSLYVAGAAGRAREELAIALTRGTPHPQLLRLQGELALLAGDTAAAAEAFATAHRLRPQQSLGETLAGLYGSTAIDPAWARARLQRLPAGSGDGWADAALERALLLQSVGDAKAAVAALHQAVDDGFRDAAWLRATPLYAPLRSAPEWEPLLARIDADVARQRAQVLAAAWRPSDLSGLSAVPEAGTQ, from the coding sequence ATGGACCTCCTGCGCCTGCTCGACCTGGACATCGACCGCCCGGCGCAGCGCGTGAGCCGGGCCGGTGAGGCCCTGCCCATCAGTGGCCTGAGCTGGACCCTGTTCGACGTGCTGCTTGCACACGGCACCCGTGTGGTGGATTTCGACACGTTGGCGGCCCAGGTCTGGGCACCTGCGGTGGTTGGCGAGGATGCGGTCAGTCAGCGGGTGAAACTGCTGCGGCAGGCACTCGGCGATGACAGCCGTGAGCCGCGCTACATCCGTTCGGTGCGCGGGCGCGGCTATCAGCTGTGCGCCGCACCGATACCGATGGCACCGCCGCCAGTGATCGGATCGTCACGAGGGCGCTGGTGGTGGGCTGCAGCGCTGGTGGCGGTGGGCGGGTTGGCGGCGGCGGTGCTGGCGTGGCCGGACCAGGCTCCGCCCGCCGCAGCGACGTCCCTGCTGCAGCGCGCGGACTATTACGCCAGCATCGGCCAGGCGAGCAACAACGAACGCGCGATCGCCCTCTACCGCCAGGCACTCCAGGTCGATCCAGAATCCAGCGCGGCCCGGCGTGGGCTGGCACGTGCATTGTCGGCGCAGGGATGCCTGTTCAACGGTTCTCCGCAGCAGATGCGCGAAGCGCTGGCGCTGGCCGACTCCGAACGTGCACGAGCGCCGCATGACGGTGCCACGTACGCCCTGCGCGGGTATGCGCATGATTGCCTTGGGCGGATGGACGATGCGGTAGCCGACTACGTGCGCGCGATCCAGCTCGATCCTGCGGACGAGCGCACCCGCGCATCGCTGGCCTACCTGCAGCAGGAGCAGGGCCACCTGTCGCTGGCGCTGCGCGCCAACCTCGCACTCAAGGCACCCGAACGCATCCGCTTCCGTGATGTGCAGGTGGCGCGCGAAATGGAACTGCTCGGTTTCACCCAGGCGGCAGCGCAGCGCCATGCGCGCAACTTCCAGCTTTACCCGGACAACGTGTTCGCCAACATCGCGTGGCCGCGCAGCCTGTACGTTGCCGGGGCCGCCGGGCGCGCCCGGGAGGAGCTGGCCATCGCATTGACGCGTGGCACACCACACCCCCAGCTGCTGCGCCTACAGGGAGAACTGGCATTGCTGGCCGGTGACACCGCGGCGGCGGCCGAGGCGTTCGCGACGGCGCACCGGCTGCGGCCGCAGCAATCGTTGGGAGAGACGCTGGCGGGCCTGTACGGATCGACGGCCATCGATCCGGCATGGGCACGTGCGCGATTGCAGCGCCTGCCGGCGGGGAGTGGTGATGGTTGGGCCGATGCTGCGCTCGAGCGGGCTCTGCTGTTGCAGTCGGTGGGTGATGCGAAGGCCGCCGTGGCCGCGCTGCACCAGGCGGTGGACGATGGCTTCCGCGATGCGGCATGGCTGCGTGCCACGCCGCTGTATGCTCCGCTGCGCAGCGCGCCGGAGTGGGAGCCGCTGCTGGCGCGTATCGATGCGGATGTCGCCAGGCAGCGCGCGCAGGTCCTCGCCGCCGCATGGCGACCCTCCGATCTGTCCGGTCTCAGCGCAGTGCCGGAAGCAGGAACTCAGTGA
- the rpsO gene encoding 30S ribosomal protein S15 translates to MSIDTQKVIEDNKRSAADTGSPEVQVALLTARIELLTGHFKTHKKDHHSRRGLLQMVNRRRSLLDYLKKKDVERYKALIEKLGLRR, encoded by the coding sequence ATGTCGATCGACACCCAGAAGGTCATTGAAGACAACAAGCGCAGCGCCGCCGACACCGGCTCCCCGGAAGTCCAGGTGGCCCTGCTGACCGCCCGCATCGAACTGCTGACCGGCCACTTCAAGACCCACAAGAAGGATCACCACAGCCGCCGCGGCCTGCTGCAGATGGTCAACCGCCGTCGCAGCCTGCTCGACTACCTGAAGAAGAAGGACGTCGAGCGTTACAAGGCCCTGATCGAGAAGCTTGGCCTGCGTCGCTAA
- a CDS encoding PepSY-associated TM helix domain-containing protein codes for MKFSSQTLRTFTTLHTWVGLVAGFGLFVAFYAGALTLFHHDLPLWQTPGAATALPADLDDAQHLLEDVLAAHAEARRHVGMTFPGTDHPQPLAYWQTDDGSWRYAWPGHTAGSPTPPQTGLAELVNELHYSLGLPVAGVYVMGIVSLLYGMALLSGLVIHLPKLLGDLFALRPGRNLKQQWQDAHNVIGVLSLPFHLMFAVTGALLCLAFVQMALLNPLIFDGKLLQAVPTAMDTAPVREASGVPAPPGSLQVLHARALEVARAQGVANFEPAYLKLANGGDAKATIEITGESTGTLGPLGAVALDVATGDVLATQLPGQRDANHATLSAAYALHFGEFGNGVVVWLYFLMGLGGAFLFYSGNLLWIESRRKRRQPEQSRAAVNMARATVGVCIGLCVAISLAFVVALVLERAAPAAVDPGIRWACFSSWAACALWAFLRRPAQAARELLWAAAAATALVPVLHGALNGDWLWRAAAAGHWPLFWIDAVALAMAFGFARLALASQRRARNGDPNSVWAD; via the coding sequence ATGAAGTTCTCCTCGCAGACGCTGCGAACGTTCACCACCCTGCACACCTGGGTCGGCCTGGTCGCCGGCTTTGGCCTGTTCGTGGCCTTCTATGCAGGCGCCCTGACCCTCTTCCACCATGACCTGCCGTTGTGGCAGACGCCGGGCGCGGCGACGGCATTGCCCGCGGACCTGGATGACGCACAGCACCTGCTCGAGGACGTGCTGGCAGCCCACGCGGAGGCACGCCGCCATGTCGGCATGACCTTCCCCGGCACCGACCATCCGCAGCCGCTGGCCTACTGGCAGACCGATGACGGCAGCTGGCGCTATGCGTGGCCGGGACACACCGCCGGCAGCCCGACGCCGCCGCAGACCGGTCTGGCCGAACTGGTCAACGAGCTGCATTACAGCCTGGGCCTGCCGGTGGCCGGCGTGTATGTGATGGGCATCGTCAGCCTGCTGTACGGCATGGCCCTGCTCAGCGGCCTGGTGATCCACCTGCCGAAACTGCTGGGTGACCTGTTCGCGTTGCGCCCGGGCCGCAACCTCAAGCAGCAGTGGCAGGATGCGCACAACGTGATCGGCGTGCTCAGTCTGCCCTTCCATCTGATGTTCGCCGTTACCGGCGCCCTGCTCTGCCTGGCGTTCGTACAGATGGCACTGCTCAATCCGCTGATCTTCGATGGCAAACTGCTGCAGGCCGTGCCGACCGCGATGGATACCGCTCCGGTGCGCGAGGCCAGCGGCGTTCCGGCACCGCCGGGCAGCCTGCAGGTCCTGCATGCGCGCGCCCTGGAAGTGGCCCGCGCCCAGGGCGTGGCCAACTTCGAACCGGCCTATCTGAAACTGGCCAATGGTGGCGACGCAAAGGCCACCATCGAGATCACCGGCGAATCCACCGGCACGCTGGGCCCGCTGGGGGCGGTCGCCCTGGACGTGGCCACCGGCGACGTGCTGGCCACGCAGCTGCCGGGCCAGCGCGATGCCAATCACGCTACGCTGAGCGCCGCCTATGCGCTTCATTTCGGTGAGTTCGGCAACGGCGTGGTGGTCTGGTTGTACTTCCTGATGGGGCTCGGCGGCGCCTTCCTGTTCTATTCCGGCAACCTGCTGTGGATCGAATCGCGACGCAAGCGACGCCAGCCCGAGCAGTCGCGTGCGGCCGTCAACATGGCGCGTGCCACCGTCGGTGTCTGCATCGGCCTGTGCGTGGCGATCTCGTTGGCGTTCGTGGTGGCGCTGGTGCTCGAACGCGCAGCACCCGCGGCGGTCGACCCGGGCATCCGTTGGGCCTGTTTCAGCAGCTGGGCCGCGTGCGCGCTGTGGGCATTCCTGCGCAGGCCCGCACAGGCTGCCCGGGAACTGCTGTGGGCCGCTGCGGCCGCGACCGCGCTGGTGCCGGTCCTGCATGGTGCATTGAACGGTGACTGGCTGTGGCGTGCCGCCGCTGCCGGGCACTGGCCGCTGTTCTGGATCGACGCCGTCGCCCTGGCGATGGCCTTCGGCTTTGCGCGCCTGGCGCTGGCCAGCCAACGCCGGGCGCGCAACGGCGACCCCAACAGCGTCTGGGCCGACTGA